A genomic stretch from Corynebacterium faecale includes:
- a CDS encoding ATP-dependent DNA helicase RecG, giving the protein MLGWHDTRLLKDILPAKEARAIEKALGYTTAEELLAHNVRKYSHHGSGVDLGTAEEGDMVTVVGEVVQAAQSYTRTGKMLYKIIVAGESQGVTISFFGAPYVPRLLPEGVRAMFTGKVKFFRGKPQLTHPEFIVIPSAGSGGKVTGTGGMKALAAYGDVEEVARSLVEREYLPIYSGTAAMTTWRIMAAIQRVLETMPPVPEPLGGTPPGMPSFEAAIRGIHDPGDEGPGAYIDRFKYNEALSLATVMALRRADTASRKAPPCPRALNGQQHTLVEALPFPLTDGQKQVTREISADMEQRTPMSRLLQGEVGSGKTIVSLLAMLQAIDSGRQCAMLAPTEVLATQHARSLTGILGTAGVAATVVLLTGSMTTAAKREALLHIISGQADIVVGTHALIQDAVEFFDLGLVVVDEQHRFGVEQRDRLRTKGREGLTPHLLVMTATPIPRTIAMTVFGDLAVSTLRELPGGRRPIQTSVVPELKPSWMKRAWERIREEIDAGHQAYVVCPRIDGEGGVKELHELLQNQIFPDLHIGMLHGRMDSDRKDREMGKFTRGTMNVLVSTTVIEVGIDVANATVMLIREADRFGVSQIHQLRGRVGRGGFDSLCLLHTEFDLDSPQMARLHAIAATSDGFALSELDLQVRQEGDILGTSQSGSDTKLQHLSLLTDQKIIERAIADASDLVDRDPEMALALVSDIAMDNQDYLEKS; this is encoded by the coding sequence ATGCTCGGCTGGCACGACACACGGTTGCTCAAAGACATCCTGCCCGCGAAGGAAGCCCGGGCCATTGAGAAGGCACTGGGCTACACCACCGCGGAGGAGCTGCTTGCCCACAATGTGCGCAAATACTCCCATCACGGTTCCGGGGTTGATCTGGGCACCGCGGAAGAGGGCGACATGGTCACCGTGGTCGGTGAGGTGGTGCAGGCCGCGCAGTCCTACACCCGCACCGGCAAGATGCTGTACAAAATCATCGTTGCCGGGGAGTCCCAGGGGGTGACCATCTCGTTTTTCGGTGCCCCGTATGTGCCGCGCCTGCTGCCCGAGGGGGTGCGTGCGATGTTCACCGGCAAGGTGAAATTCTTCCGTGGCAAACCACAGTTGACGCACCCGGAGTTCATCGTCATCCCGTCGGCGGGGTCTGGCGGCAAGGTCACCGGCACCGGTGGCATGAAGGCGCTGGCCGCCTACGGTGACGTGGAGGAGGTCGCCCGGAGTCTGGTGGAACGTGAGTACCTGCCCATCTACTCCGGTACCGCCGCCATGACCACCTGGCGCATCATGGCCGCGATCCAGCGCGTCCTGGAAACCATGCCGCCCGTTCCCGAGCCGCTGGGTGGGACCCCGCCCGGCATGCCGTCCTTTGAGGCAGCCATCCGCGGAATCCACGACCCCGGCGATGAAGGACCGGGCGCCTATATTGACCGCTTCAAGTACAACGAGGCGTTGTCCCTGGCCACGGTCATGGCTTTGCGACGCGCCGACACCGCCTCCCGGAAAGCTCCCCCCTGTCCCCGGGCCCTCAACGGCCAACAGCACACCCTCGTCGAGGCCCTGCCCTTCCCCCTGACCGATGGGCAGAAGCAGGTCACCAGGGAAATCAGCGCGGACATGGAACAACGCACCCCCATGTCGCGTCTGCTCCAGGGTGAGGTGGGCTCCGGTAAGACGATTGTCTCCCTGCTGGCGATGCTGCAGGCCATCGATTCCGGACGCCAATGCGCCATGCTCGCCCCCACCGAAGTCCTGGCCACCCAACATGCCCGCAGCCTCACCGGCATTCTTGGCACCGCCGGAGTGGCAGCCACGGTGGTCCTGCTCACCGGCTCCATGACCACTGCCGCCAAAAGAGAAGCACTGCTGCACATCATCTCCGGCCAGGCCGACATCGTGGTGGGCACCCACGCCCTGATCCAGGACGCAGTGGAATTCTTCGACCTCGGCCTGGTTGTGGTGGATGAACAACACCGCTTCGGAGTGGAACAACGCGACCGCCTGCGCACCAAAGGCCGAGAGGGCCTCACCCCGCACCTGCTGGTCATGACGGCCACCCCGATCCCGCGCACCATCGCCATGACCGTCTTCGGTGACCTGGCTGTATCCACCCTGCGGGAACTCCCCGGCGGCAGACGACCTATCCAGACCTCCGTGGTGCCGGAGCTGAAACCCTCCTGGATGAAACGGGCCTGGGAACGGATCCGCGAGGAGATCGACGCCGGACACCAGGCCTATGTGGTGTGCCCGCGTATCGACGGCGAAGGCGGCGTCAAGGAGCTCCACGAGCTCCTCCAGAACCAGATCTTCCCCGACCTCCACATCGGCATGCTCCACGGACGCATGGACAGTGACCGCAAAGACCGCGAAATGGGCAAATTCACCCGCGGTACCATGAACGTCCTGGTCTCCACCACGGTGATCGAGGTGGGTATCGACGTAGCCAACGCCACCGTCATGCTCATCCGCGAAGCCGATCGCTTCGGCGTCTCCCAGATCCACCAGCTACGCGGCCGCGTTGGCCGTGGCGGCTTTGATTCCCTCTGCCTCCTCCACACCGAATTCGACCTCGATTCCCCCCAGATGGCACGCCTCCACGCGATCGCGGCCACCTCCGACGGCTTCGCCCTGTCCGAGCTGGATCTCCAGGTCCGCCAGGAAGGCGATATCCTCGGCACCTCCCAATCAGGCAGCGACACCAAACTCCAGCACCTCTCCCTGCTCACCGACCAGAAGATCATCGAACGCGCCATCGCCGACGCCTCCGACCTGGTTGACCGCGATCCGGAGATGGCCCTGGCCCTGGTCAGCGATATCGCCATGGACAACCAGGACTATCTGGAGAAGAGCTAG
- a CDS encoding DUF3515 domain-containing protein — protein MSAEKNTGSSPTGINKTPIVIALILSLILTAAVLVGARLVLGPAGQQQVAMSTLPAPDAESQECADLVEALPGSAFGHTRAQIMEPVPAGTAAWASSDLERVTVRCGVDMPFQYTQLAGTVEAGGTTWLPVADVTAGSSLQTWYSVDRFPVVAVTADDLSTDNADDPVAPFADAVSTLEQRDGEPFPAPLSQLVAGDAGSCEALIRALPGTIQVGSDDDALTYELIDDPAMAEAGYGDDAVAWSSPGLEPIVIRCGVQPSENYEAGAMLQQINDVPWFEDTILASGTTSATWYALGREADIAVSLPQYAGGALIQITELIEEHVPAV, from the coding sequence ATGAGTGCCGAAAAGAATACCGGGTCTTCACCCACCGGGATCAACAAGACCCCCATCGTCATCGCCCTGATTCTCTCCCTGATTCTCACCGCCGCGGTGCTGGTGGGCGCGCGCCTGGTGCTGGGGCCCGCGGGTCAGCAGCAGGTGGCCATGAGTACTCTGCCCGCCCCCGACGCGGAATCGCAGGAATGCGCCGACCTGGTGGAAGCCCTGCCTGGTTCTGCATTCGGTCATACCCGTGCGCAGATCATGGAGCCGGTGCCGGCGGGCACCGCAGCGTGGGCCAGTTCCGACCTGGAGCGCGTGACGGTGCGGTGCGGTGTGGACATGCCTTTCCAGTACACCCAGCTCGCCGGTACCGTCGAAGCCGGTGGCACCACCTGGCTGCCCGTTGCCGATGTCACCGCCGGGTCCTCACTCCAGACCTGGTATTCCGTTGACCGTTTCCCCGTGGTGGCGGTCACCGCCGATGATCTGAGCACCGACAATGCTGATGATCCGGTTGCGCCCTTCGCTGACGCGGTCAGCACGCTTGAGCAGCGCGACGGTGAGCCCTTCCCCGCACCGCTGTCACAGCTTGTCGCCGGCGATGCGGGTTCGTGCGAGGCGCTTATCCGCGCCCTCCCAGGGACCATCCAGGTGGGTTCCGATGATGATGCCCTCACCTACGAACTCATCGATGATCCAGCCATGGCAGAAGCCGGATATGGCGATGACGCCGTGGCCTGGTCATCCCCAGGCCTGGAGCCCATTGTGATCCGCTGCGGTGTTCAGCCATCCGAGAACTACGAGGCGGGCGCAATGCTCCAGCAGATCAACGATGTTCCGTGGTTCGAGGACACCATCCTGGCATCCGGAACCACCTCAGCCACCTGGTATGCACTGGGACGCGAGGCGGACATCGCCGTCTCACTCCCCCAGTACGCGGGCGGTGCCCTGATCCAGATAACTGAACTGATCGAGGAGCACGTCCCGGCGGTCTAA
- a CDS encoding NAD(P)H-dependent glycerol-3-phosphate dehydrogenase → MVSVAVMGAGSWGTTLAKVFADAGNTVTLWARRETLADTIRTTRENPDYLAGVVLPDSIIATSDPTEALQGASIVVLGIPSQALRPNLAEWKDLISSDATLVSLAKGIEKDTHLRMSQVIAEVTGAEPERIAVLSGPNLAREIAEGQPAATVIACEDENRAKLVQAAVAAPYFRPYTNTDVIGTELGGACKNVIALACGIAHGFGLGENSNASLITRGLAEIARLGKAMGADSRTFAGLAGMGDLVATCSSPLSRNRTFGDRLGRGESLEQAREATHGQVAEGVISSQSIHDLAEGLGVEMPITQAVYAVCHQGMGVMDMVEALMGRSKKAE, encoded by the coding sequence TTGGTTTCCGTAGCGGTGATGGGTGCGGGTTCCTGGGGAACCACTTTGGCCAAGGTCTTCGCCGATGCCGGAAACACCGTCACACTGTGGGCCCGGCGTGAGACCCTCGCGGACACTATCCGCACCACCCGGGAGAACCCGGATTATCTCGCGGGTGTTGTACTGCCGGACTCGATCATCGCCACGTCTGATCCCACCGAGGCCCTGCAGGGGGCATCGATCGTGGTGCTGGGTATCCCTTCCCAGGCACTGCGCCCCAACCTGGCGGAATGGAAAGACCTGATCTCCTCTGATGCCACCTTGGTCTCGTTGGCCAAGGGCATTGAGAAAGACACCCACCTGCGGATGAGTCAGGTCATCGCCGAGGTCACCGGAGCGGAACCGGAGCGCATCGCGGTGTTGTCCGGGCCCAACCTCGCCCGTGAGATCGCCGAGGGGCAGCCCGCGGCCACGGTCATCGCCTGTGAGGATGAAAACCGTGCCAAATTGGTGCAGGCCGCTGTGGCAGCACCGTATTTCCGCCCGTACACCAACACTGATGTCATCGGGACAGAACTGGGTGGCGCCTGTAAGAACGTCATCGCGCTGGCCTGCGGAATCGCCCACGGTTTCGGTCTTGGGGAGAACTCCAACGCCTCCCTGATCACCCGGGGTCTGGCGGAGATCGCCCGCCTGGGTAAGGCGATGGGGGCGGATTCCCGGACGTTTGCGGGACTGGCCGGCATGGGGGACCTGGTGGCCACATGTTCCTCACCGTTGTCGCGCAACCGCACCTTCGGTGACCGTCTGGGGCGGGGCGAGTCCCTGGAGCAGGCCCGGGAGGCCACCCACGGACAGGTGGCGGAGGGTGTGATCTCGTCGCAGTCCATCCATGATCTGGCTGAGGGACTCGGCGTGGAGATGCCGATCACCCAGGCTGTATACGCGGTGTGTCACCAGGGCATGGGGGTCATGGATATGGTCGAGGCGCTCATGGGCAGGTCAAAGAAGGCTGAGTGA
- a CDS encoding acetyl-CoA carboxylase biotin carboxyl carrier protein subunit, translating to MKICAPFAGIVHYFVAEGDPVKTGEQIGTVEAIKLEAPILSPGPGVVASVEFDDFSDVTGGDVLLTLEAK from the coding sequence ATGAAGATCTGCGCACCCTTTGCTGGAATCGTCCACTATTTCGTGGCGGAAGGCGATCCCGTGAAAACCGGCGAACAAATCGGCACGGTTGAAGCCATCAAGCTCGAAGCGCCCATCCTGTCACCGGGACCGGGAGTGGTGGCATCAGTGGAGTTCGATGACTTCTCCGATGTCACCGGCGGCGATGTCCTGCTCACCCTGGAGGCCAAGTAA
- a CDS encoding DAK2 domain-containing protein produces MSEHPESTSQTHAEVSVDRTPVPARILTADGVLGWASRAVAELSERRAEINALNVFPVPDADTGSNMTHTMEAALNEAMKLDSSASVARVAEALAVGSVRGARGNSGVVLSQVLRAIAQAAADGVVDGTTIQKALSIARSLVDRAITDPVEGTVVTVLRAAAIAAEQAVEDGHGDLDQVVNHAVWSARTALARTPSQLEVLRNAGVVDAGGQGLVILLESLQKQINDAPGPAGGLDAGTSTGSGGAGNRVVADSAPINIEHDSHGRVGELEVMFYLTCDTTEDLDHLASQLGELGDSLLIARETDSRGTVHIHSRRAGEVIEAAFNAGRVTDLRLEILPEASTTEVPRRVLIAVTPHGSLAELYQSAGATVVTRIAADLTEGEPSTEIVSEIVAAARATRADEVILLPNGLLTKRELVSIERSSHAFEQAVTILPTSTLVAGIAAVSLHDPSQPLGVDSYAMSEAASAMRTAVIRAADSAALTQAGACSKGDLLAFSGQEILLIAEDLNDALSRTSLRLLDGGGEQVTLLIAQEKQKQFNEDTFRRGLGTHARVDITVYPASGMDNLVEIGVE; encoded by the coding sequence ATGTCCGAGCACCCCGAAAGCACATCCCAGACACACGCAGAGGTGTCTGTTGACCGGACTCCCGTGCCCGCCCGGATACTGACCGCCGACGGGGTGCTCGGGTGGGCGAGCCGTGCTGTTGCGGAACTGTCTGAACGCCGCGCGGAGATCAACGCGCTCAACGTGTTCCCGGTTCCGGATGCTGACACCGGTTCCAACATGACCCACACCATGGAGGCCGCACTCAATGAGGCGATGAAGCTGGACAGTTCCGCCAGTGTGGCCCGGGTGGCGGAGGCCCTCGCGGTGGGCTCCGTGCGTGGTGCGCGTGGCAATTCCGGTGTGGTGCTCAGCCAGGTTCTGCGTGCCATCGCCCAGGCCGCCGCCGATGGGGTGGTGGATGGGACGACCATCCAGAAGGCGCTGTCCATTGCCCGTTCCCTGGTGGACCGCGCCATCACTGACCCGGTGGAGGGGACCGTGGTCACCGTGCTGCGCGCCGCCGCGATCGCCGCGGAACAGGCGGTGGAGGATGGCCACGGTGACCTTGACCAGGTGGTCAACCATGCTGTCTGGTCAGCCCGCACCGCGCTCGCCCGGACTCCCTCCCAGCTGGAGGTTCTCCGCAATGCCGGGGTGGTGGACGCCGGGGGGCAGGGCCTGGTCATCCTCCTGGAGAGCCTGCAGAAACAGATCAATGACGCCCCAGGTCCAGCCGGTGGGCTGGACGCGGGCACCTCAACTGGGAGCGGGGGAGCGGGTAATCGGGTTGTAGCCGACAGCGCCCCCATCAATATCGAACATGATTCACATGGCCGGGTTGGTGAATTAGAGGTGATGTTCTACCTCACCTGTGACACCACCGAGGACCTCGACCATCTGGCCAGCCAACTCGGGGAGCTCGGCGACAGCCTGCTCATCGCCCGTGAAACCGATTCCCGCGGCACCGTCCACATCCACTCCCGGCGCGCAGGTGAGGTCATCGAGGCCGCCTTCAACGCCGGCCGCGTCACCGATCTGCGCCTGGAGATCCTCCCCGAGGCCAGCACCACGGAGGTACCCCGGCGAGTGCTCATCGCGGTCACCCCGCACGGTTCCCTGGCTGAGTTGTACCAGAGCGCCGGAGCCACCGTGGTCACCCGGATCGCCGCGGACCTCACCGAGGGTGAACCCTCCACGGAGATCGTCTCTGAGATCGTCGCGGCCGCACGGGCCACCCGCGCTGATGAGGTCATCCTCCTGCCCAACGGCCTGCTGACCAAGCGTGAGCTTGTCTCCATCGAACGCTCCAGCCATGCCTTCGAACAGGCCGTGACCATCCTGCCGACCTCCACGCTGGTGGCGGGTATAGCGGCGGTGTCCCTGCATGATCCATCCCAGCCACTGGGTGTGGATTCCTATGCCATGTCCGAGGCCGCCAGTGCCATGCGCACCGCGGTGATCAGGGCTGCGGACAGTGCTGCCCTGACCCAGGCCGGGGCGTGCTCCAAGGGTGATCTGTTGGCGTTCTCCGGGCAGGAGATCCTTCTGATCGCCGAAGACCTCAATGATGCACTCTCCCGCACCAGCCTGCGCCTGCTCGACGGCGGTGGGGAACAGGTAACCCTCCTGATCGCGCAGGAGAAGCAGAAGCAGTTCAACGAGGACACCTTCCGCCGGGGCCTGGGCACCCATGCGCGTGTGGATATCACCGTCTATCCCGCATCCGGAATGGACAACCTCGTGGAGATCGGGGTGGAGTAG
- a CDS encoding uracil-DNA glycosylase, translating into MFDLDTIHPSWRPVLEPVAEQIRELGEFLTAETEAGRGFLPVETDIFRAFTYPFDEVKVLIMGQDPYPTPGHAMGLSFSTQPGVRPLPRSLTNIFKELEEDIGASQSRGDGDLTAWSRQGVMLLNRVLTVAPGAANSHRGRGWEVVTETVITALAQRGQPLVAILWGKQAQEVQKFLGDTPCITSAHPSPLSARRGFFGSRPFSRANQILGDLGATPIDWRL; encoded by the coding sequence ATGTTTGACCTTGATACCATCCATCCCTCCTGGCGCCCGGTCTTAGAACCAGTGGCGGAGCAGATCCGTGAACTGGGGGAGTTCCTGACCGCTGAAACCGAGGCCGGCCGCGGATTCCTCCCGGTGGAGACCGATATCTTCCGGGCCTTCACCTATCCTTTCGATGAGGTCAAGGTGCTCATCATGGGTCAGGATCCCTATCCCACACCCGGACATGCCATGGGGTTGAGCTTCTCCACTCAGCCGGGGGTCAGGCCCTTGCCGCGCAGTCTCACCAACATCTTCAAGGAGTTGGAGGAGGACATCGGGGCGTCGCAAAGCAGGGGTGACGGCGACCTCACCGCCTGGTCGCGGCAGGGGGTGATGCTGCTCAACAGGGTGCTCACCGTCGCGCCCGGCGCGGCCAACAGTCACCGCGGCAGGGGGTGGGAGGTGGTCACGGAAACGGTGATCACGGCGCTCGCCCAGCGCGGGCAGCCGCTCGTGGCGATTCTGTGGGGTAAACAGGCACAGGAGGTACAGAAGTTCCTCGGGGACACCCCGTGCATCACCTCCGCCCACCCCTCCCCGCTGTCTGCACGCAGGGGATTCTTCGGTTCGCGTCCGTTTAGTAGGGCGAATCAGATTCTGGGTGACCTCGGTGCCACCCCGATTGATTGGCGACTGTAA
- a CDS encoding D-alanine--D-alanine ligase family protein, translated as MSNSNSAKVRVAVLYGGRSSEHSVSCVSAGAIMAHLDPEHYEVIPVGITVDGAWVVGESNPENLRLIDRVMPEVKPREEVRPSLDPAHRGEFHFADGSLYATADVIFPVLHGRFGEDGTIQGMFALSDIPVVGAGVLASAAGMDKEFSKKLMAAEGLPIGREVILRDRATLTEAEKNLLGLPVFVKPARGGSSIGISKVSSWDDLRAAVDLARLHDQKVIVESEIVGPEVECGVLQYPDGRIVASLPAMLRGTEDGEGGFYDFDTKYLDNVVTAEIPAPLDGATIELVQSLAVETFQALACEGLARVDFFVTSTGPVLNEINTMPGFTPISMYPQMFAASGVGYEELLHVLVQQALHRTSN; from the coding sequence ATGAGCAACTCAAATTCCGCTAAAGTCCGCGTCGCTGTCCTCTACGGTGGCCGAAGCTCTGAGCATTCGGTGTCGTGTGTGTCGGCTGGTGCCATCATGGCCCACCTCGACCCCGAGCACTATGAGGTTATCCCGGTGGGCATCACCGTCGACGGTGCCTGGGTGGTGGGGGAGAGCAACCCTGAGAACCTGCGCCTGATTGATCGCGTGATGCCTGAGGTGAAGCCTCGGGAGGAAGTTCGACCCAGCCTGGATCCCGCCCATCGGGGTGAATTCCACTTCGCCGACGGTAGCCTCTACGCCACCGCTGATGTGATCTTCCCGGTTCTGCACGGTCGTTTCGGCGAGGACGGCACCATCCAGGGGATGTTCGCCCTGTCCGATATCCCCGTGGTGGGTGCCGGTGTGTTGGCGTCCGCCGCCGGAATGGACAAGGAGTTCTCCAAGAAGCTCATGGCGGCTGAGGGCCTGCCCATCGGCCGTGAGGTGATCCTGCGTGACCGCGCCACCCTGACGGAGGCGGAGAAGAACCTCCTGGGCCTGCCGGTCTTTGTCAAACCTGCCCGCGGTGGGTCCTCGATCGGTATCTCCAAGGTGAGTAGCTGGGATGATCTGCGGGCCGCGGTTGATTTGGCCCGTCTGCATGATCAGAAGGTCATCGTGGAATCCGAGATCGTCGGCCCAGAGGTGGAGTGTGGTGTGCTCCAGTACCCGGATGGCCGCATCGTCGCATCCCTGCCCGCCATGCTCCGCGGAACGGAGGACGGCGAGGGTGGTTTCTATGACTTCGACACCAAGTACCTGGACAATGTGGTGACCGCGGAGATCCCCGCACCGCTGGATGGGGCGACCATTGAACTCGTCCAGTCGCTGGCCGTGGAGACCTTCCAGGCTCTCGCGTGTGAGGGCCTGGCCCGCGTGGACTTCTTTGTCACCTCCACCGGACCGGTGCTCAATGAGATCAACACCATGCCCGGCTTCACACCCATCTCCATGTACCCGCAGATGTTCGCAGCCTCCGGTGTGGGTTATGAGGAGCTGCTGCATGTGCTGGTGCAGCAGGCGCTGCACCGCACCAGCAACTAG
- a CDS encoding thiamine-phosphate kinase: MPHLKFPDHLQGGPTVGEIGEFEVIRVITEQASSVLNGDDAAVLRHASPNSRAVATTDMLVEGRHFNLDWSTPEEIGQKAILQNFADIEAMGARPIAALLALSAPMYTPVEFVRGLAKGIGGRVEEYSAELVGGDITAGTSLVLSVTALGSLGGSLPELTLNRARVGQTVVAHGRIGYSAAGLALLQRFGRAGVPEELTPLVEAHCAPRLSPGRGMVARAAGATAMTDNSDGLIVDLAHMARKSHVRINVESDTIAPDDLLSAAGDALGRDPWEWILAGGEDHTLLSTTFGDPPSGFRAIGQVSKPRPEDPVTVDRKTPAYSSGWTSF, encoded by the coding sequence GTGCCCCATCTGAAATTCCCGGATCATCTGCAGGGTGGTCCCACGGTCGGTGAGATCGGTGAATTCGAGGTCATCCGTGTAATCACGGAGCAGGCCAGCTCGGTGCTCAACGGTGATGATGCCGCGGTGCTGCGCCACGCTTCACCTAATTCCCGGGCGGTGGCCACCACCGACATGCTGGTGGAGGGCAGGCATTTCAACCTGGACTGGTCCACCCCGGAGGAGATCGGGCAGAAGGCGATCCTGCAGAACTTCGCCGACATCGAAGCCATGGGTGCCCGTCCCATCGCAGCGCTGCTGGCACTATCTGCACCCATGTACACCCCCGTGGAGTTCGTCCGTGGCCTGGCCAAGGGCATCGGCGGACGGGTGGAGGAATATTCCGCGGAACTCGTCGGCGGCGACATCACCGCCGGCACCTCCCTGGTGTTGTCGGTGACCGCCCTGGGTTCGCTGGGTGGATCCCTCCCGGAACTGACACTCAACCGGGCCAGGGTGGGACAAACCGTGGTGGCCCATGGCCGCATCGGCTATTCGGCCGCCGGTCTGGCCCTGTTGCAGCGATTCGGGCGGGCAGGTGTCCCTGAGGAACTCACCCCGCTGGTGGAAGCACACTGTGCCCCCAGGCTGTCTCCGGGACGCGGCATGGTGGCCCGCGCCGCCGGTGCCACCGCCATGACGGATAATTCCGATGGTCTCATCGTTGATCTCGCCCACATGGCCCGGAAATCCCATGTGCGCATCAACGTGGAATCCGACACCATTGCCCCGGATGATCTGCTCAGCGCCGCCGGTGACGCCCTGGGGCGCGATCCCTGGGAATGGATCCTCGCCGGCGGGGAGGACCACACGCTGCTGTCCACCACCTTCGGCGACCCACCCAGTGGCTTCCGCGCGATCGGGCAGGTCAGCAAACCCCGCCCCGAGGATCCCGTCACCGTGGACCGGAAAACCCCCGCCTACTCATCGGGGTGGACAAGCTTCTAG
- a CDS encoding NUDIX hydrolase encodes MPKKCSKPHEVDKDQDSAMLINGRLQKIGSKPAQEFTRPTLAAGAVLWRGDMYDPATIEVAVIHRPHYDDWSLAKGKVDPGESIPTTCAREILEETGYDIRLGKLIGKVTYPVLDRTKVVYYWTAKVLGGEFTPNDEVDEIRWLSVEDACELLSYQVDTEVLAKAAKRFQTPTTTRVLYVRHARAHERRTWAGDDNKRPLDKKGRRQSEMLVPMLLPYKPTAIFSAVPDRCQTTALPLADELGLDISVNRLFGDKAWEDNPEAAKKRFMEVVDEGGVPVIIGQGDVIPGIIEWLSANGTLPIREEIKARKGSVWVLSFHDGILTGADYLASALPAK; translated from the coding sequence ATGCCCAAAAAGTGCAGTAAGCCCCATGAAGTGGATAAGGACCAGGATTCAGCCATGCTGATCAATGGTCGTTTGCAGAAGATCGGTTCCAAACCCGCGCAGGAGTTCACCCGCCCCACCCTCGCCGCCGGTGCGGTGCTGTGGCGCGGGGACATGTACGATCCCGCCACCATTGAGGTCGCCGTGATCCACCGCCCGCATTATGACGACTGGTCACTGGCCAAGGGCAAAGTGGATCCGGGTGAATCCATCCCCACCACCTGTGCCCGGGAAATCCTGGAAGAGACCGGATACGACATCCGTCTGGGCAAGTTGATCGGCAAGGTCACCTATCCGGTCCTCGACCGCACCAAGGTGGTCTACTACTGGACAGCCAAGGTACTGGGCGGGGAGTTCACACCCAATGATGAGGTGGATGAAATCCGCTGGCTGTCAGTGGAGGACGCCTGCGAACTGCTCAGCTACCAGGTGGACACCGAGGTGCTGGCCAAGGCGGCCAAGCGCTTCCAGACTCCCACCACCACCCGGGTGCTCTACGTCCGTCATGCACGGGCCCATGAACGTCGGACCTGGGCAGGCGATGACAACAAACGCCCCCTGGACAAGAAGGGACGCCGTCAATCGGAGATGCTCGTGCCGATGCTGCTGCCCTATAAACCCACCGCCATCTTCTCCGCTGTTCCCGACCGGTGCCAGACCACTGCCCTGCCCCTGGCGGATGAGCTGGGACTGGACATCAGCGTGAACAGACTCTTCGGTGACAAGGCCTGGGAGGACAACCCTGAGGCCGCGAAGAAGCGGTTCATGGAGGTGGTCGACGAGGGCGGCGTGCCTGTCATCATCGGCCAGGGTGATGTGATCCCGGGGATCATAGAGTGGTTATCCGCAAACGGAACCCTGCCCATCCGGGAGGAGATCAAAGCCCGTAAGGGAAGCGTCTGGGTTTTGAGTTTCCACGACGGGATACTCACCGGTGCTGATTACCTGGCCAGCGCGCTCCCGGCGAAGTAG